From one Bdellovibrionales bacterium CG10_big_fil_rev_8_21_14_0_10_45_34 genomic stretch:
- a CDS encoding trypsin yields the protein MWGKITFCCALVFTSVQCLQVSAKPLAEKTKIVGGVDANKGEFPSLVSLQTNQKHFCAGSIIAQRWVLTAAHCIRAGRVIEVVAGLHNLDESEGEERLQIEKSFLHPNYGSKDFDFALLYLAQPTTFAGIGLNSTEINIPSHTDASSEILSTVAGWGYTREWGSLSNTLQKVDVPLVSQADCNLPTSYNGGVSDRMICAGYKEGGKDSCQGDSGGPLMVKGGDGAPILVGVVSWGAGCARADKYGVYSKVNAVSEWIATVTSSQQLN from the coding sequence ATGTGGGGTAAGATTACTTTTTGCTGCGCTTTAGTTTTTACTAGCGTGCAGTGTTTGCAAGTGAGTGCGAAGCCGCTCGCAGAGAAAACAAAAATAGTCGGGGGAGTTGATGCGAACAAAGGGGAGTTTCCATCGCTCGTCTCTTTGCAAACTAATCAAAAACATTTTTGTGCCGGTTCTATTATTGCGCAGCGATGGGTATTAACGGCAGCACATTGTATTCGGGCGGGAAGGGTCATCGAAGTGGTTGCCGGATTACATAACCTCGATGAAAGCGAAGGGGAAGAAAGACTTCAAATTGAAAAGTCATTTCTTCATCCAAACTACGGTTCGAAAGACTTTGATTTTGCACTTCTTTATCTTGCTCAGCCAACCACTTTCGCCGGTATCGGTTTGAACTCTACAGAGATCAACATTCCTTCTCACACCGATGCTAGTTCTGAAATTTTATCTACCGTTGCAGGATGGGGTTACACTCGTGAGTGGGGAAGTTTATCAAATACGCTACAAAAAGTAGATGTTCCGCTCGTATCACAAGCCGATTGTAATCTTCCGACTTCTTACAACGGTGGTGTTTCTGATAGAATGATTTGCGCCGGCTACAAAGAAGGCGGAAAGGATTCTTGCCAGGGAGATTCCGGCGGCCCACTTATGGTCAAAGGAGGCGATGGAGCACCAATTCTCGTAGGTGTTGTGAGTTGGGGTGCCGGTTGCGCACGTGCAGACAAATACGGCGTCTACTCTAAGGTGAACGCGGTCTCCGAGTGGATTGCTACTGTTACAAGTTCGCAGCAACTGAACTAA
- a CDS encoding 50S ribosomal protein L19: MQDLIRRITVGRTPKIHKIALTPGDTVEVSVRVKEGEKERIQKYKGLVIKVQGSGITRAFTVRKISSGVGVERTFPFSSPAIDNIQLIARGQVRRAKLYYIRNLEGKKARISGELVSSNEAASSKEAFEKKESAN, from the coding sequence ATGCAAGATCTCATCCGCCGAATTACCGTAGGCCGCACGCCCAAGATCCACAAAATCGCTCTCACTCCAGGTGACACGGTTGAGGTTTCAGTTCGCGTAAAAGAGGGCGAAAAAGAAAGAATCCAAAAGTACAAAGGCTTAGTGATCAAGGTTCAAGGGTCAGGAATAACTCGCGCCTTCACTGTTAGAAAAATTTCTAGCGGCGTCGGAGTTGAAAGAACATTTCCATTTTCAAGCCCTGCCATCGATAACATTCAGTTAATTGCTCGTGGGCAAGTTCGCCGTGCAAAACTCTATTACATTAGAAATCTTGAAGGTAAAAAAGCGCGTATTTCTGGAGAGCTTGTTAGCTCTAACGAAGCCGCTTCTTCAAAAGAAGCTTTCGAAAAGAAAGAGTCTGCTAACTAA
- a CDS encoding tRNA (guanosine(37)-N1)-methyltransferase TrmD gives MLQRVIQFNIYSIFPEFFQSPLSAGLTSKAVEKGLLKFHLVNPRDYSQSKHKTVDDRPFGGGDGMCFMAEPWASAIEQNPVDELICFSPQGERLTAKMAHTFAQSLLANASKPTHPAVGLLCGRYAGFDKRLIVAAGAREISVGDYVLNGGETAALVFIEAVSRFVPGFLGHGESAAQDSFSEGVGGLLEGPTFTRPEVWRDLEVPSVLTGGHHGEIAKFRRRASLVETWLFRRDLLMGKGPSRGGQPTLESGMEGAARVESSTDDGTPLSPMAFRRPVRTSKALTEEIEEALVWARELPENVKKSMGWQGKV, from the coding sequence ATACTTCAGAGAGTGATTCAGTTTAACATCTATTCTATTTTCCCGGAATTTTTTCAATCTCCTTTGAGCGCTGGGCTAACATCAAAAGCCGTCGAAAAAGGATTGCTGAAATTTCACTTAGTGAATCCTCGCGACTATTCTCAGAGCAAACACAAAACTGTTGATGACCGACCTTTCGGGGGTGGCGATGGCATGTGCTTCATGGCGGAGCCATGGGCAAGCGCCATAGAGCAAAATCCTGTTGACGAACTTATCTGCTTTTCTCCTCAAGGTGAGCGACTGACGGCAAAAATGGCTCACACTTTTGCACAAAGTCTGCTGGCGAATGCTTCGAAGCCTACCCATCCTGCTGTAGGACTTCTCTGCGGACGTTACGCGGGCTTTGACAAACGACTTATTGTGGCCGCAGGAGCGAGAGAAATCTCAGTTGGCGACTACGTTCTGAACGGGGGTGAAACGGCAGCGCTGGTGTTTATTGAAGCTGTGAGTCGTTTTGTGCCAGGGTTTTTAGGCCACGGCGAGTCGGCAGCTCAAGACAGTTTTTCTGAAGGGGTGGGCGGTTTACTTGAAGGACCCACGTTTACGCGGCCAGAGGTTTGGCGCGATCTTGAGGTGCCCTCGGTTCTGACTGGGGGGCATCACGGCGAAATTGCGAAGTTTCGAAGACGCGCAAGTCTAGTTGAAACGTGGCTTTTTCGAAGGGACTTGTTGATGGGTAAAGGCCCATCTCGTGGCGGCCAACCGACCCTAGAGAGCGGTATGGAGGGCGCGGCACGAGTAGAGAGCAGCACGGATGATGGCACGCCGCTCTCACCAATGGCTTTTCGTAGGCCAGTCCGTACATCTAAAGCGTTAACGGAGGAAATCGAAGAAGCGCTCGTCTGGGCGAGGGAGCTGCCAGAAAACGTAAAAAAGTCGATGGGTTGGCAGGGAAAAGTTTGA